Proteins encoded by one window of Winogradskyella sp. PG-2:
- the groL gene encoding chaperonin GroEL (60 kDa chaperone family; promotes refolding of misfolded polypeptides especially under stressful conditions; forms two stacked rings of heptamers to form a barrel-shaped 14mer; ends can be capped by GroES; misfolded proteins enter the barrel where they are refolded when GroES binds), with translation MAKDIKFDIEARDGLKRGVDALANAVKVTLGPKGRNVIIGKSFGGPQVTKDGVSVAKEIELENELENMGAQMVKEVASKTNDLAGDGTTTATVLAQAIVKEGLKNVAAGANPMDLKRGIDKAVETITSDLEKQAKKVGNSSEKIEQVASISANNDNTIGELIAKAFGKVGKEGVITVEEAKGTDTYVDVVEGMQFDRGYLSPYFVTDSDKMIADLENPYILLFDKKISNLQEILPILEPVAQSGRPLLIIAEDVEGQALATLVVNKLRGGLKIAAVKAPGFGDRRKAMLEDIAILTGGVVISEERGFSLENADLTMLGTAESVMIDKDNTTIVNGNGNSSDIKGRVNQIKAQIETTTSDYDREKLQERLAKLAGGVAVLYVGAASEVEMKEKKDRVDDALHATRAAVEEGIVAGGGVALVRAKKTLEKITTDNLDETTGVQIVNKAIESPLRTIVENAGGEGSVVINKVLEGKKDFGYDAKSETYVDMLKAGIIDPKKVTRIALENAASVAGMILTTECALVDIKEDAPAMPPMGGGGMPGMM, from the coding sequence ATGGCAAAAGATATAAAATTTGATATTGAAGCACGTGACGGCCTAAAACGTGGTGTTGATGCTCTAGCGAACGCAGTAAAAGTAACTTTAGGACCAAAGGGTCGTAATGTAATTATTGGAAAATCATTTGGTGGTCCACAAGTCACTAAAGATGGAGTTTCTGTAGCAAAAGAAATTGAGCTAGAGAACGAACTAGAGAACATGGGAGCGCAAATGGTAAAAGAAGTAGCTTCTAAAACCAACGATTTAGCTGGTGACGGAACAACTACCGCAACTGTTTTAGCTCAAGCTATAGTAAAAGAAGGGCTTAAAAATGTTGCTGCTGGTGCAAATCCAATGGATTTAAAACGTGGTATTGATAAAGCTGTTGAAACTATTACCTCTGACTTAGAAAAACAAGCTAAAAAAGTAGGCAATTCTTCAGAGAAGATTGAACAAGTAGCTTCAATTTCTGCAAACAATGACAACACAATTGGTGAATTAATAGCTAAAGCATTTGGAAAAGTTGGTAAAGAAGGAGTTATAACAGTTGAAGAAGCAAAAGGAACAGATACTTACGTAGACGTTGTAGAAGGTATGCAGTTTGATCGTGGTTATTTATCACCTTATTTTGTTACGGATTCTGACAAGATGATTGCAGATTTAGAAAATCCATATATCTTATTATTCGATAAGAAGATTTCTAACTTACAAGAGATTCTTCCAATATTAGAACCAGTAGCACAATCTGGTCGTCCTCTATTAATCATCGCTGAAGATGTTGAAGGACAAGCATTAGCTACTTTAGTCGTTAATAAATTACGTGGTGGATTGAAAATTGCTGCTGTTAAAGCGCCTGGTTTTGGAGACAGACGTAAAGCGATGTTAGAAGACATTGCCATTTTAACTGGTGGTGTTGTAATTTCTGAAGAAAGAGGATTTTCTCTAGAAAATGCTGACTTAACTATGTTGGGTACTGCTGAATCTGTAATGATTGACAAAGACAACACGACAATTGTTAATGGTAACGGAAATTCTTCAGACATCAAAGGTAGAGTGAACCAAATTAAAGCACAGATAGAAACAACAACTTCTGACTACGATAGAGAAAAACTACAAGAGCGTTTAGCTAAATTAGCTGGAGGTGTTGCTGTATTATATGTTGGTGCTGCTTCTGAAGTTGAAATGAAAGAAAAGAAAGATCGTGTTGATGATGCTTTACATGCAACAAGAGCTGCAGTAGAAGAAGGTATCGTTGCTGGTGGTGGAGTTGCTTTAGTTAGAGCTAAAAAGACTTTAGAAAAAATCACAACAGATAATTTAGATGAAACTACAGGTGTCCAAATTGTGAATAAAGCGATTGAATCTCCTCTTAGAACCATTGTAGAAAATGCTGGTGGTGAAGGTTCTGTTGTCATCAATAAAGTATTAGAAGGTAAGAAAGATTTCGGTTACGATGCTAAGTCAGAAACTTATGTAGATATGCTTAAAGCTGGTATCATAGATCCTAAAAAAGTAACACGTATTGCATTAGAAAATGCTGCCTCTGTTGCTGGTATGATCTTAACAACTGAGTGTGCTTTAGTAGACATTAAAGAAGATGCACCTGCTATGCCACCAATGGGTGGAGGCGGAATGCCAGGTATGATGTAG
- the groES gene encoding co-chaperone GroES: MALNIKPLADRVLVEPKEAETTTASGIIIPDNAKEKPQKGTVVAIGNGKKDEPLTVKVGDTVLYGKYGGTELKLEGKDYLMMRESDILAII; encoded by the coding sequence ATGGCTTTAAACATTAAACCTTTAGCAGATAGAGTTCTTGTTGAACCAAAAGAAGCTGAAACAACTACGGCTTCTGGTATTATTATACCTGACAATGCAAAAGAAAAACCGCAAAAGGGAACTGTTGTTGCTATTGGCAACGGAAAAAAAGATGAACCTTTAACTGTGAAAGTTGGTGATACTGTACTTTATGGAAAGTATGGAGGTACAGAACTTAAGTTAGAAGGAAAAGACTATTTAATGATGCGTGAGAGCGACATCTTAGCGATTATTTAA
- the secG gene encoding preprotein translocase subunit SecG produces MSAFTIFLILIVIVAFLLVVVIMVQNPKGGGLSSSFGGGGTQQVGGVKQTSDFLDKSTWFLATALIILILASNLTIDSGVVTESKALDTDEATEIPTTIPPAATDDAATTDGTTDGN; encoded by the coding sequence ATGAGTGCATTTACAATATTTTTAATACTTATCGTAATCGTAGCGTTTTTACTCGTTGTAGTAATTATGGTACAGAATCCAAAAGGAGGAGGTTTATCGTCATCATTTGGTGGTGGAGGCACACAACAAGTTGGTGGTGTAAAGCAAACTAGTGACTTCTTAGATAAGAGTACATGGTTTTTAGCAACGGCTTTAATCATTCTTATTTTAGCTTCTAACCTAACTATTGATTCTGGCGTGGTTACCGAATCTAAAGCTTTAGATACAGACGAAGCAACTGAAATCCCAACGACAATTCCTCCAGCAGCTACTGATGATGCTGCTACAACAGATGGAACAACCGATGGTAACTAA
- a CDS encoding LptE family protein, producing MKALKYIVLFSICITMISCGPYSFTGADTGDAKTYQVNFFQNNADLVEPGLDIDFTNALQDLIVNQTSLNLVTTGADLIFEGEITEYRIAPMTATAQNTAAQNRLTIRVNVRYINTKDEEKDFEKPFSFFFDYPAEAQLIGGTKDEAFEVIFERLTQDIFNASLANW from the coding sequence ATGAAAGCATTAAAATATATCGTACTTTTTTCAATTTGCATTACAATGATTAGTTGTGGCCCATATTCTTTCACAGGTGCAGATACAGGAGATGCTAAAACGTATCAGGTGAATTTCTTTCAGAATAATGCAGATTTAGTTGAGCCAGGTCTAGATATTGATTTTACAAATGCTTTACAAGATTTAATTGTAAACCAAACCAGTTTAAATTTAGTTACTACTGGTGCTGACTTAATATTTGAGGGTGAAATTACTGAATACAGAATTGCACCTATGACTGCCACTGCTCAGAATACAGCTGCACAAAATAGATTAACTATTAGAGTAAATGTAAGGTATATTAATACTAAAGACGAAGAAAAAGATTTTGAAAAACCTTTTTCTTTCTTCTTTGATTACCCTGCAGAAGCCCAATTAATTGGAGGGACAAAAGACGAAGCTTTTGAGGTTATTTTTGAGCGTTTAACACAAGATATTTTCAATGCTTCATTAGCGAATTGGTAA
- a CDS encoding sigma-54 interaction domain-containing protein, which translates to MESVQAIKQRFGIIGNDPKLNRAIEKAIQVAPTDISVLVTGESGVGKESVPKIIHQLSHRKHGKYIAVNCGAIPEGTIDSELFGHEKGAFTGATSTRSGYFEVADGGTIFLDEVGELPLTTQVRLLRVLENGEFIKVGSSKVQKTDVRIVAATNVNMFEAIKKEKFREDLYYRLSTIDINLPALRERKDDIHLLFRKFASDFALKYKMPTVKLTDDAIQSLLKYRWNGNIRQLRNVAEQVSVLEQTRTINALTLQNYLPSTGSNLPAVINNSKSEGDFSSEREILYKVLFDMKSDLNDLKKLTMELMKHGNISDVQKDNENLIQKIYGEDKTDNFDTTVENLEVLSIPEHREVSETLVSSDVEDKYHFAEEIEEEETLSLHDKELELIKKSLERHSGKRKLAAAELGISERTLYRKIKQFDL; encoded by the coding sequence ATGGAATCAGTACAAGCCATAAAACAACGCTTCGGCATTATAGGAAATGATCCTAAGCTTAATCGTGCTATAGAAAAAGCGATTCAGGTCGCTCCTACTGATATTTCAGTTTTAGTGACTGGAGAAAGTGGTGTTGGTAAAGAGAGTGTTCCTAAAATTATACATCAGCTTTCACATAGAAAGCATGGCAAATATATTGCCGTAAACTGTGGAGCAATACCAGAGGGTACCATTGACAGTGAACTTTTCGGACACGAAAAAGGCGCTTTTACAGGAGCAACATCTACACGCTCTGGTTATTTTGAAGTTGCAGATGGAGGTACCATATTTTTAGATGAAGTTGGTGAACTACCATTAACAACTCAAGTCCGTTTATTACGAGTTTTAGAAAATGGGGAGTTCATAAAAGTAGGCTCAAGTAAAGTTCAAAAAACAGATGTAAGAATTGTTGCTGCAACAAACGTTAATATGTTTGAGGCTATTAAGAAAGAAAAGTTTAGAGAAGATCTTTATTATAGATTAAGTACTATAGATATTAACCTCCCAGCTTTAAGAGAACGTAAAGATGACATTCATTTATTATTTAGAAAATTTGCGAGTGACTTTGCATTAAAATATAAAATGCCAACGGTAAAACTTACTGACGATGCCATACAATCGCTTTTAAAATATCGTTGGAATGGTAATATTCGTCAGTTAAGAAATGTAGCGGAACAAGTTTCTGTTTTAGAACAAACGCGGACAATAAATGCTTTAACACTTCAAAATTATTTACCAAGTACAGGAAGTAATCTTCCGGCTGTGATTAATAATTCTAAATCAGAAGGAGACTTTAGTAGTGAGCGTGAGATTTTATACAAGGTGTTATTTGACATGAAAAGTGACTTAAACGACCTTAAGAAACTCACCATGGAACTTATGAAGCATGGTAATATTTCTGATGTTCAAAAAGATAACGAAAACTTAATTCAGAAAATCTACGGTGAAGACAAAACAGATAATTTTGACACCACTGTAGAAAATCTAGAAGTATTATCCATTCCTGAACACAGAGAGGTAAGTGAAACATTAGTATCTTCTGATGTAGAGGATAAATATCATTTTGCTGAAGAAATTGAAGAAGAAGAAACCCTATCTTTACATGATAAAGAACTAGAGTTGATAAAAAAATCTTTAGAGCGTCATAGTGGAAAACGTAAGTTAGCCGCAGCTGAACTTGGTATTAGTGAGCGTACGTTATATCGGAAAATAAAACAATTTGATCTTTAA
- the miaB gene encoding tRNA (N6-isopentenyl adenosine(37)-C2)-methylthiotransferase MiaB — protein sequence MEKTIDENKQGNTLVLDQKEGNSRKLFIESYGCAMNFSDSEIVASILSDQGFNTTQKLEDADLVLVNTCSIRDKAEQTVRKRLQQYNAVKRINPKMKVGVLGCMAERLKTKFLEEEKIVDLVVGPDAYKDLPNLLAEVDEGRDAINVILSKEETYGDISPVRLNSNGVTAFVSITRGCDNMCTFCVVPFTRGRERSRDPQSIIEEINELWANGYKEITLLGQNVDSYLWYGGGLKKDFDKATDLQKATAVDFAKLLELSAKAQPKMRIRFSTSNPQDFTLDVIETMAKYDNICKHIHLPVQSGSDRILKEMNRLHTREEYFELIDNIKRIIPDCSISVDLIAGFPTETEEDHQDTLSLMEYVKYNFGYMFTYSERPGTMAGRKMEDDVPEATKKRRLTEIVNLERKHSEIRTRQHLNKTVEILIEKTSKKSDEQWSGRTSDNTVAVFPKEHYKVGDFVNVHVTDCTSATLIGKAIDYSINN from the coding sequence AGAAAGTTATGGCTGTGCTATGAATTTTAGTGATAGTGAAATTGTAGCTTCCATCCTGTCTGACCAAGGTTTTAATACAACTCAAAAACTTGAAGATGCTGACTTGGTTTTAGTTAACACATGCTCTATTAGAGACAAGGCTGAACAAACCGTTAGAAAACGATTACAACAATACAATGCTGTAAAACGTATAAACCCTAAGATGAAAGTTGGAGTTTTAGGTTGTATGGCTGAACGACTTAAGACTAAATTTTTAGAAGAAGAGAAAATTGTAGATTTAGTTGTAGGACCAGATGCTTACAAAGATTTACCAAACTTATTAGCTGAAGTTGATGAAGGAAGGGATGCTATTAATGTTATTCTATCCAAAGAAGAAACTTATGGAGATATTTCACCTGTACGATTAAATAGTAACGGTGTTACTGCATTTGTATCTATAACTAGAGGTTGTGATAATATGTGTACCTTCTGTGTCGTTCCATTTACACGCGGAAGAGAACGCAGTAGAGATCCACAAAGTATTATTGAAGAGATTAACGAACTGTGGGCTAATGGCTACAAAGAGATTACACTTTTAGGTCAGAATGTTGATAGTTACCTTTGGTATGGAGGAGGTTTAAAAAAAGACTTTGATAAAGCAACTGACCTACAAAAAGCAACTGCTGTAGATTTTGCAAAATTATTAGAACTATCTGCAAAAGCGCAACCAAAAATGCGTATTCGTTTTTCTACATCTAACCCTCAAGATTTTACATTGGATGTTATTGAAACGATGGCAAAATACGACAACATCTGTAAGCATATTCATTTACCAGTACAAAGTGGTAGTGATCGTATTTTAAAAGAAATGAACCGCTTACATACGCGTGAAGAATATTTTGAACTTATCGATAATATTAAACGTATCATTCCAGACTGTTCTATTAGTGTAGATTTAATTGCTGGTTTCCCAACTGAAACAGAAGAAGATCATCAAGACACCTTAAGCTTAATGGAGTATGTAAAGTATAACTTTGGTTATATGTTCACTTATTCTGAGCGACCAGGAACAATGGCTGGCCGTAAAATGGAAGACGATGTACCTGAAGCGACTAAAAAACGCCGCTTAACAGAAATTGTTAATTTAGAACGCAAGCATAGCGAAATTAGAACACGTCAGCACCTTAATAAAACTGTTGAAATATTAATAGAAAAGACTTCTAAAAAATCAGATGAACAATGGTCTGGAAGAACTTCGGATAATACTGTTGCTGTTTTTCCAAAAGAGCACTATAAAGTTGGTGACTTTGTCAATGTACATGTAACAGATTGCACAAGTGCAACACTCATTGGTAAAGCTATCGACTATTCAATCAATAATTAA